ATTTAGCTACCTCCTATGTATCGGATGATTTCTTTGCAATGTTAGATCCAAATGAAGGTACTATGGTCAGTGCACATACCGTAGATATAGCCACAGGTAGAATTCCGGTAACTACCATACAGGAAGCCAGAGAGGCAGTAAATAAAATAATCAGCTACTACGGACAACAATCTTTGGGAGACTGGAGAAATGTGATCACTCTGCTTTCCGACGATATTGATGCCAATTCGGATATAGCAATACAATCAGGTGTAGAAAAAATTGCAGATTCCATAAAGAGATACAAACCCGTATTTAATGTTAATAAGATATATGCAGATGCATTTACTCAGCAAACATCTTCCGGAGGCGAAAGATACCCCGATGTAAACCTTGCCATTACAAACAGCTTTGAGAAAGGTACTTTATTACTCGATTATTTTGGACATGGAGGAGAAGACGGATTTGCTTCGGAAAGAATTCTGGACAGGCCGCAAATTCAATCATTTTTAAATGAAAATACACTTCCTTTACTCATTACCATTACATGCGAATTTACAAGGTTTGACAACCCGAACAGAGAAACAGCAGGAGAATTGACCTTTAAAAATAGCCAAGGAGGGGCAGTAAGTATGATAACCACCACCAGAGAGGTCTTTATCACTGTGGGACAGAATTTTAATGAAGATTTAATTCGTATTTTACTGGAATTTGAAGGTGAAGACCTGACCATTGCAGAAGCTTTGGCAAAAACAAAAAATGAATTTACTTCAAGCGAACAGAAATTCTTTATTTATTATTTGGGAGACCCGGCAATGAAATTAGCCATTCCATCATCAAATATTCTCATTACCAAAATGAATGGAATAGATGTTTCTCAATCTTTGGATACACTAAAAGCACTGTCAAGAGTACGTTTTGAAGGAATCGTTACGGACAATACCAATACGGTTCTACCAAATTTTAACGGCACATTATCTACAACGGTATATGATAAACCCGTAGATAAAAGAACACTGGATAATGATGGTTTTGGGATATCTGTCACTTTTGATTCGCAGGAAAGCAAACTATTTACAGGAAAGGCAAGCGTAGAAAATGGCGTATTTAATTTTGATTTTATTGTGCCCAAGGATATTAGGATAGCTTACGGAAAAGGGAAATTGAGTTTTTATGCTACTGACCAGCAAATTGACAAAGCAGGATATAACCTGGATGTTGTGGTGGGCGGGATTAATGAAAATGCCCCTGCTGACAATACAGGCCCCGAAATACAATTGTTTATGAATGACGAATCGTTTATAGATGGCGGAAATACAAATACTTCGCCCAATTTAATCGCATTATTATCAGATGAAAGCGGAATCAATACATCTATCACGTCAGTAGATCACGATATTGTGGCTATTTTAGACGGAGATGAATCCAACCCTATCATATTAAACGACTTTTATGAAACGGAATTAAATGATTTTACCAAAGGAAGAGTTACCCACAGGTTAAGAAATTTGACAGTAGGCCCACATACCCTGAAATTAAAAGCATGGGATACCTACAATAATTCTTCGGAAGCAACGTTGAACTTCGTAGTAGTAAGCGATGCTATTTTAAATTTGGAGAATGTGTTAAACTACCCAAACCCTTTTGTCAATTACACGGAGTTTTGGTTCAATCATAACAAACCTAATGAACCTTTAGAAGTTCAGGTACAAGTGTTTACAGTTTCCGGAAAATTGGTAAAAACCATTAATCAAAGTGTACAAACTACAGGACACCTCTCAAGAAATATTACCTGGAATGGTTTAGACGATTTTGGAAACAAAATTGGAAAAGGAGTGTATATATACAAACTTATGGTCAGATCAACCATTAGTAATCTGGTTTCCCAGAAATACGAAAAATTAGTCATACTGCAATAAATAAATTATTTGGATATTTGTAAAAATGAAACAAAACTAAAAATATGAGAACATTAGGATTTTATCTGATCATTGGGGCTTTATTCTTGTCAAAAGCAAGTGCACAAACAACCAATGCGATTACAACCGCAACGCCCTTTTTATTAATTGTACCTGACGCCAGGGCCGGTGGAATGGGAGATGTAGGAGTATCTACATCTGCAGACGCAAACTCATTATTTCACAACCCTTCTAAAATTGCTTTTAGTTCAAGACAAATACAAATTGGTTTCAATTATTCTCCTTGGCTGCGTAACTTGACAGATGATATTTTTATTGGAGGTGCTTCATATATTAACAGATTTAGCGAAAATGCTGCCTGGGGGGGCGAGTTTAGATATTTCTCTCTGGGGCAGGTAGATTTAACAGATAACCAGGGAAATCCTACCGGAACTATTAATCCTAATGAACTCACCATATCCGGAACGTATGCCCTAAAGTTAAGTGAGACATTCTCTATGGGGGTAAGTTTAAGGTACTTTAGATCCAATTTGGCATTCACGGGAACTACATCTAACATACAACCTATCAATTCTTTCGGCGTAGATGTTTCCGGGTACTATCAGTCGGAAGAAGAAAACTACGGGACGTTTAACGGGCGTTACAGGTTCGGATTCAATATAGCAAATATAGGCCCCAAAGTTTCTTACGTACCGGGGCAAGAAGATTTTATACCAACCAACCTTAAATTAGGCAGTGGTTTTGATTTTATTTTAGATGATTATAATTTGATTGGTGTAAATGTAGAGTTTACCAAGCTATTAGTACCCACACCTCCTACCAGAGATAGTACAGGAGCTATTATAGCCGGTCAGGACGATAATGTGGGGTGGGTATCGGGAATCTTTCAATCTTTTGGAGATGCCCCGGGAGGTTTTAGTGAAGAGTTAAAAGAAATTACCTACGCTTTGGGAGCCGAATATCTATATAACAATGCATTTGCTCTGAGAGCAGGATATTTTCATGAAAGCGAAGTAAAAGGAAACCGCCAATACTATACATTAGGAGCCGGTTTTAAAACCAATGCATTGAATATAGATTTATCCTATTTAATTAATGCTTCCGATGTAAACAACCCGTTAGAAAACTCATTGCGCTTTTCATTGTCTTTTGACTTAGGAGAAATTTATGAAGATTATTAATACTTTCGAGATTTCTTAATGAACTCATTTAAACTGTATTTTTAGGAAAAATAAAAGTTAAGATGGCGTAAGAAGAATTATGAAAACATTATGGAAATCTTTCAATTTTTTAATAATCCATTGAATATTTATCCACACTATCAGGAGTAGTAAAGGATAATCAACAAATGAAAAAGTATAAACGAGTTCAACGTATGGAATGAAAAAAATGACCATATCTCCGCCTGCTATTATTTACGATGAACTTTTCGAACTATCGGGACAAGAGCGAAATTTATTAACAGAAGCATTAAAAGCGACTAAAAAAGCCTATGCTCCTTATTCAAAATTTAAAGTAGGAACTGCATTGTTATTAGAAAATAATCAAATCATAACAGGAAGCAATCAAGAAAACGCAGCATACCCTTCCGGGATGTGTGCGGAAAGGGTGGCTGTATGGAAAGCAGGCACTGATTATCCTAATATAAAAATTAAAAAAATAGCCATTACAGCTACTTCATTAAATACAGCTGTAAATAAGCCTGTTAGCCCTTGCGGAGGTTGCAGGCAAACGCTGTTAGAATATGAAATAAATCAAAAAGAACCTATAGCAGTACTCTTTAGAGGAGAGACGGGCAAGATTGTAAAAGTCGCATCTGTAGCTTCATTACTTCCTTTTTCATTTGACGCATCTTTTCTGTAAGGTTATGTTTCATAGGTACTTGATGTATGTACTTATAACATATTGTTCATCTTCTCAATTAAATCTCCTGTTATGGCAACAACAGAAGGCTTGGGAATATTATCTTTATCAAGAGGCCAACGACTTGTTGGATTGTTTATATCTTTTGTTTGTTCGCCCGGATGTTGAACACTTAAAAATAAAGTTTTTCCGTCCGGTGAAAACCATGGCCCCGTGAGCTCGGCATCTCTTGGTGCTGATGCTACCCGAATTACCTTCCCTGCTATCTGAGAATTACAAATAAGCTATTGAGACCTTTGCAGAATTGATTTGACAAAAAAGTTCGACGCCCGAAGAAAATTTTGAACCGGAGTAACCTGACGGTTTTGAGGATTTAAAATTTTCGAGAAGGAAGAAATTTGAAGTCAAATCAATTCAAATACGGAATGTATCACTATTTTGCAAAGGTCTCCTATTGTTTTTAAATGGTAGATAAGGACTATTTTCTTTGTTCATTTTACTACCTGACATATCTGAAGTTATCCACAGGTTTCCAGCCAAGTCAAAAGCTAGATTATCAGGACAAGAAAAACCATTTTCTTCACCGCCAGCTTTGTATGTAGAAGCTTTAAAGGCCAGTGTATCAAAAGCTTTGCCTGTTTCTTCAATTTTTAAAATAGATACATGATAATCCTCCTTATCAGTATTATTTGTTGATGACACAAAGATATTTCCTGTTATAGGGTCTATTTCAATATCTTCAGGGCGATTTAATGGTGTAGCACCTAATAATTTTGCAGTGTCTCTTGTTCTGATTAGCACTTCGGTCTGGTCTTTGAATTTATTTTTCAAAACCGGTTGACTTTTCCAATCTAAAGCTACCCACTTTCCATTAATAATATCAGCTACGTATAATGTACCTTCTTTTAAAGATTATGGTTTGGAAGAAATGAATTTATATAAATACTCATCATTTTTATCATCTCCTGTATAAGCTACTATCCTCTTATCATTTAATTCATATAATGTACAACATTCGTGGGCAAATCTTCCCAAAGCAATATGCTTTTGTGCTGTTCCATCTTTTGGATTTACTTCTACTACCCAACCGTAATGTTCAGGCGGATAGTTATAGAATTTTTCCCAACCGTAATAGTAACTGGGTATATGCTTCGGTTGATTATTTTCGTCATAAACTGTTTCGCCATAAAAGCCATCGTAATTTTCCTCACAAGTTAAAAATGTATTCCATGGTGTAATTCCGCCCGAACAATTAGCAAGGGTACTCATTACAGTATTTTTTCCATGTATTGGTGTATCCCAATTGAGTTGAATAGGCGTTTGAGCTGTTATTCGCCTGTTGTGCGGGTCATTTTTGACTACTGTCTATTTTCCGTTTTCTTCTTTAATACGTACAATGCTTCCTCCTACATTATAACATTTCTTTATCCACCTGTGATTTGGTTCGTTTTAATTTAGGGTTTCTAAAGTCATAATCTGAAACAAATAGAGGGTTTACATATTCGTGATTTACCCACAATAAGCCATCTTTGGGATTGTTTTTATCAAAAGGAATAAAACAAGTGAAATCATTATTAAAACCAAAAGTATCTTGATCGCTAATCTTATCGCCCCATTTTACAACTACGTGATAACCCAAACCGTTTACCAGCTGTAAGTCATCTTTGCTGGAAGGTGATAAGTTTTGTAAAACGAGGTCTTTCAATTGTTGTAACCGCTCGTTGGATAGTGTACCTTTACAACCCATCAAAAGAGATGGTGCTATTACGACTCCTAAACTAGCTTTTCCTAAAAAAGAAATGAACTTTCTTCTACTGTATTCCATTGGTTCTTAGTTCAAATAATGCTTCTCTAAACAAAGTAAATCAGGATAAATATTTACTAAACTGTCGTTATATCTATTATAAATTTTACTATAGGTTACAGGGAGTTTTTTATCAATCATTTTTCTATTTTTTGATTGTTTACAATGTTCAAAAACTCTTTTCGAATAGTTTCATTTTGAAAACATCCACCGTATTCTAAGGTGGTAGTAAAGCTATTTTGATCTTTTTTAATTCCTCTTGATGAAACACATAAATGCTTAGCAACAACCATAACAATTACATCTTTTGTTTCTAATACATTTTGTAAATCTTTAATGATTTGTAAAGACAACCGTTCCTGAACTTATAGACGATGTGCATAGTAATCTACTAAGCGATTTATTTTTGATAACCCAATGACTTTTTCTTTAGGTAAATAAGCAATGTGCACATAGCCTATTATAGGCAAAAAATGATGCTCACAAGCTGAATCAATCAGGGCAAACGCATTAAACTTTTATGAATATATCAGTAAAACTAATTTTTCATTAAAGAATTGACATTTAATAATGGATTTTATTCGTAATTTTTTAAACTTACCTTTAATGATTATTCATTTTTTTGAAAATAATTACAGGTTAACTTGGATCAAAAAATCATAAAGTATTGATTAAAAACATGTTAACTTTAATGCGTTTACCCTGCTGAATCAATAGTAATATTTTGTTCAACCAGCATTTTTTTGTAACCATACTTATTCTCGAAAGTAGAAAGTGTTGGTTTGTTTTTTGGGTTTAAGCCGTAAAAGAGTTTTTTACATACATTTTAGCAAAACGATATGGTGTTCCGGAAAGACTATCGTCCGATAAATCGAGCCCTAACTCTTCCGTAATTTTTCCAAAATGATGTTGAATCGTTTTTATTTTTTCATCATCCGATTTTTTAAAGGCATCAGAACGTAATGGAGTTTCTACACTTGTAGGAATATGGTTATCGTCAATTATTTCAATCTGGTTTTTATTCATTTTTGGTACAACAATTATCTGTTTTACATTGGCAATAATTCAAATTATATATATGCAATCCTGCCAATGTAAACGCTGTGCAATAAGTAGCAATTTCCGTTATAGAAGCCCATTGCATTTTTTCATTAATAATTAGAATAAATAGTATGGCCCAACTTGTCCATAAAGCATATTTCATAAAATTTTTGGATGTGGTTTGGGCAGAGCGATATATGGCAAAAAACGAAATTGTTAAGAAAAAATAATCTAAACTTTTCCACCAAACAGGTGTTGTCTTACAATGACTTATTGAGCAACTATGAACCAAAAAGAGTAAGGGTGTAGCTAAACAGTGTACTACACAAAGTACACTCGCTAAAGTTCCAAAAGTATCAGGACTATTTAAGGTTAATTTCACTCGTATTTTAAATTAATGCAAGTAAGTTGCAAATATAATAATTAAATTTGTTATTACAACCAAGTTGTAATAAATTTGTACTATGGGAATCATTAGAAAAACACAATCGGTAGCAATGTTGTTGAATGAGTTTCAAAATGAAACAAGTGCCATTTCTGTTATTGAACTCATAAAAAGACTCAATTCAAAGGTAAACAAAACTACTATATACCGTGTGTTGGATAAATTAGAAGATGATGGTGTTTTACACTCATTTTTAGGTACTAATGGCATTAAATGGTATGCAAAATGTAAGGATTGTTCAAAGTTTGAACATACTGATATACATCCTCATTTTCAATGTGTTGATTGTGGTAAAATTGATTGCTTATCTGTTGAAGTGCATATTCCTGAAATTCCTAATCGGGAAGTAACAGCCTCACAAATATTAATTCAAGGAAAATGCGAAATGTGTTTTTAACACAAAAAATGTTATTTGTAAAGTGAATAGTACAAGAAAAGTTTTTACCTTTCCCGTCATCAAAAGATGGCAATATTGTAAGGTTTTACTATAAAGAATTCTCAATAAGAGCTTAATAGCTAAAAACATAATTTTAATAACAAAAAGTTCACAATTGAAAAACAAAATCTCTATTAAAAAAACAATTGCCTTAGTAAGTGGCGCAAATCGTGGTATTGGTAAGGCTATTACCGAAGAATTATTAAACAATGGTGCTGTAAAAGTTTATGCTGGCGGAAGAAAACCCGAAAGCCTTGCTGGTTTAAAAGAACAATATGGTGACAGGTTAATCCCGGTGCAACTAGATGTAACCAGTGAGACTTCAATAAGAGCTGTAGTTCAAGAGGCATCAGATGTTAATGTATTAATTAACAATGCCGGTGTTTTGATTACGGGTAACTACAAAGCAGAAAATATGCTGGAAACAATGTTACAGAATTTTGAGGTAAATGTATTAGGTGTTGCCCGATTAACACAAGCTTTTTTGCCAATTATTGAAAAAAATGATAACGCAGCTATTGCCACCGTTTCGTCTGTAGTAGGATTAGGAAACATGCCTGTTGCCAATGGATACTCAGCATCTAAAGCAGCTGTGCATAGTATGATTCAAGGTTTACGTGGCGAATTATCAGATTCACCAGTTTTAGTTGTAGGTATTTATCCTGGGCCTATTGATACGGATATGACCAAAGATTTTGAAGGTGTGCCTAAAGACACACCGGAATTATTAGCTAAGAATGTTGTAGAGCAACTTGCTAAGGGCGAGGAAGATATTTTCCCGGACAGTATGTCCGCGCAAGTAAAGCAAGCCTATTTTGCATCACCAAAGGAAGTTGAAAAACAGTTTGCTGGGTTTTAAATAAACTAATTTTTTAATCCCTTAAACTAAAAAGGTCGTCTAAAAATTACTTTTTGGACGACCTTATGAAAGTTTTTCATTTTATAAATTTTTGAGCTGATTTATTTCTTAAACTCTTACCGGCAAACTGAAAAAATACAATTGTACTAATAAGAACAGGTACTACTAAGT
This window of the Flavobacteriaceae bacterium genome carries:
- a CDS encoding MerC family mercury resistance protein, which encodes MKLTLNSPDTFGTLASVLCVVHCLATPLLFLVHSCSISHCKTTPVWWKSLDYFFLTISFFAIYRSAQTTSKNFMKYALWTSWAILFILIINEKMQWASITEIATYCTAFTLAGLHIYNLNYCQCKTDNCCTKNE
- a CDS encoding SDR family NAD(P)-dependent oxidoreductase, translated to MLNKSLIAKNIILITKSSQLKNKISIKKTIALVSGANRGIGKAITEELLNNGAVKVYAGGRKPESLAGLKEQYGDRLIPVQLDVTSETSIRAVVQEASDVNVLINNAGVLITGNYKAENMLETMLQNFEVNVLGVARLTQAFLPIIEKNDNAAIATVSSVVGLGNMPVANGYSASKAAVHSMIQGLRGELSDSPVLVVGIYPGPIDTDMTKDFEGVPKDTPELLAKNVVEQLAKGEEDIFPDSMSAQVKQAYFASPKEVEKQFAGF
- the porU gene encoding type IX secretion system sortase PorU, whose amino-acid sequence is MKERLLLGIIFLITSAVYSQNSDSVLSQGNWYKFSVDTTGVFRIDRNLLAQIGVSLNNLDPRKIHIYGNGGNLLPERNSDFRYDSLQENAIYVAGEADGVFDNTDYILFYAKGPHDWVVNPASNSAAHRQNIYSDKAYYFIKVDDTDGKRITTATPVTEPTTLQVTTFDDYIFYEKENVNLFAIGRQWFGEDFNVEHERTFVIPFPNVVQNESITVKVRGVAASALASSMDVSVNGQNVYSLNYAPVSGLTLARAGDRTTTIANTNENISVTITYNNNGNPSARAYLDYIEIKGKKNLIANQQQFAFRSFDAANAGGNVVEYQINNAANIFQIWDVSDHINPRMIENQSAATNFTFKENGGLLKEYILLNQSDFYTPEAVTNGNIANQNLHALQDINYLIITNSELSSEAQRLASYHETNSNYTTKVVLLDEIYNEFSSGSKDITGIRDFIKRLYDTNTAADKKLKYVCFFGDSSYDYKDRIVNNNNIVPVYEAIESFNLATSYVSDDFFAMLDPNEGTMVSAHTVDIATGRIPVTTIQEAREAVNKIISYYGQQSLGDWRNVITLLSDDIDANSDIAIQSGVEKIADSIKRYKPVFNVNKIYADAFTQQTSSGGERYPDVNLAITNSFEKGTLLLDYFGHGGEDGFASERILDRPQIQSFLNENTLPLLITITCEFTRFDNPNRETAGELTFKNSQGGAVSMITTTREVFITVGQNFNEDLIRILLEFEGEDLTIAEALAKTKNEFTSSEQKFFIYYLGDPAMKLAIPSSNILITKMNGIDVSQSLDTLKALSRVRFEGIVTDNTNTVLPNFNGTLSTTVYDKPVDKRTLDNDGFGISVTFDSQESKLFTGKASVENGVFNFDFIVPKDIRIAYGKGKLSFYATDQQIDKAGYNLDVVVGGINENAPADNTGPEIQLFMNDESFIDGGNTNTSPNLIALLSDESGINTSITSVDHDIVAILDGDESNPIILNDFYETELNDFTKGRVTHRLRNLTVGPHTLKLKAWDTYNNSSEATLNFVVVSDAILNLENVLNYPNPFVNYTEFWFNHNKPNEPLEVQVQVFTVSGKLVKTINQSVQTTGHLSRNITWNGLDDFGNKIGKGVYIYKLMVRSTISNLVSQKYEKLVILQ
- the porV gene encoding type IX secretion system outer membrane channel protein PorV, which produces MRTLGFYLIIGALFLSKASAQTTNAITTATPFLLIVPDARAGGMGDVGVSTSADANSLFHNPSKIAFSSRQIQIGFNYSPWLRNLTDDIFIGGASYINRFSENAAWGGEFRYFSLGQVDLTDNQGNPTGTINPNELTISGTYALKLSETFSMGVSLRYFRSNLAFTGTTSNIQPINSFGVDVSGYYQSEEENYGTFNGRYRFGFNIANIGPKVSYVPGQEDFIPTNLKLGSGFDFILDDYNLIGVNVEFTKLLVPTPPTRDSTGAIIAGQDDNVGWVSGIFQSFGDAPGGFSEELKEITYALGAEYLYNNAFALRAGYFHESEVKGNRQYYTLGAGFKTNALNIDLSYLINASDVNNPLENSLRFSLSFDLGEIYEDY
- a CDS encoding transcriptional regulator; this translates as MGIIRKTQSVAMLLNEFQNETSAISVIELIKRLNSKVNKTTIYRVLDKLEDDGVLHSFLGTNGIKWYAKCKDCSKFEHTDIHPHFQCVDCGKIDCLSVEVHIPEIPNREVTASQILIQGKCEMCF
- the cdd gene encoding cytidine deaminase, with translation MKKMTISPPAIIYDELFELSGQERNLLTEALKATKKAYAPYSKFKVGTALLLENNQIITGSNQENAAYPSGMCAERVAVWKAGTDYPNIKIKKIAITATSLNTAVNKPVSPCGGCRQTLLEYEINQKEPIAVLFRGETGKIVKVASVASLLPFSFDASFL